AGTACAGGATCCCTCACGGCTTGTCCAACGCGATCCTCCTTCCCCACGTGATGGAATTCAACCTCGACGCCGCGGAGCGGAAGTTCCGGGACGTCGCCGCCGCCATGGGGCTTGCCGTCTCCGGGCTGACCGACCGGCTGGCCGCGGGAAGGATGATCGAAAACCTCCATTCGCTGAACGAAGATCTGGAGATCCGCTGCAGCATGAAGGACCGGGGCGTGACGGAAGGCGACCTGGACTCCCTGGCGGAGGCGGCGTCGAAGGTCACGAGGCTGCTGGACAACAACCCCAGGCCCATGACGAAGTCCGACATGCGGGAGATCTACCGGAAGCTGCTGTAGTGTCCCTTTTCACCGCTTCATGAAACAGTAGGGGTCGGTTTCCGCGAAGACGTCGCGGCCCAGGCTCCACGCGACTGCGAGGCATCCCCCGCAGACCGGACGGATGGCGCACCCTTTGCACGACTTGGCGCCGCCGCGGTACCTGCGGGCCTCCGGGGAATCGTAGATTTCCGAGAGCGTTTGCCGCCCGATCCTCCCGATGGGGGAGGGGAACTTCCGGCAGGCGTGCACTTCCCCGTCGGGCAGCAGGGAAACGAAGTTGAAGGCGGCCCCGCACCCGAAGCCGGTGCATCCGCCGAACGGCGGTTCCCCCCGTTGGTGGTGGACCAGGTTCAGAAGGTTGTCCTTGCGTCCGAGGATCGGGTTTTTGCCTGTTTCGTCGAGGTATTCCCGGAGGAACCTCTCGAATTTTCCCCGCTCCATGGGTGCGAGGCCCGATC
Above is a window of Thermodesulfobacteriota bacterium DNA encoding:
- a CDS encoding SPASM domain-containing protein gives rise to the protein GNFLAVTEFLELLRECGIFSVVMLTLTDGNADQVLPLAEILAGKADRFAFNRLSSAGRGSGLAPMERGKFERFLREYLDETGKNPILGRKDNLLNLVHHQRGEPPFGGCTGFGCGAAFNFVSLLPDGEVHACRKFPSPIGRIGRQTLSEIYDSPEARRYRGGAKSCKGCAIRPVCGGCLAVAWSLGRDVFAETDPYCFMKR